The region CATTCGCCGCTAGGTTATTGCTAACCTCGCTCGACATGCATGTATTAGGCACACAGCCAGCGTTCATCCTGAGCCAGGATCAAACTCTTATAAAAAATTTGAATTGGTTGATTATAAATAAAAAAATAAATTTATTTTATTGTTTGTTTTTTTATAAAGTTTTTAGCAATCAAAATTGCTTGATTTATTATATAACTTTAATTAATTTTTTTTGTAAAAAATAGATATTTTTTTATTTGCTTATATATTTTTTAAGAAATGCTTCAATAATTACTTATTAGTAATTTAATTATTTATTTTTTTTAAATTGAAGAGTTTGATAAATAAAAATTCTCTCGAATAAATCAAGAGAATTTTTTATTATTTAATATTATTTAATTTTATCGTTAATTGCTTCTTTAATAACTTTTCTTCCTCTATAAAAACCGCAGTTTTCACATGCTTGGTGAGGAGTAATTAAATTCTTACATTGTGAACATTCAACTAATGTTGGAGCCACTAGAGCGTGGTGTGATCTTCTTAAATGTTTTCTTTGTTTTGAAGTTTTTCTTTTTGGTACTACTGCCATAATTTTCTCCTTTAAATAATCAAATTATACCAATTCGATTATTGCCATTTTAGCATTATCACCAGCACGATTGGCTAATTTTGTAATTCTTGTATATCCACCATTACGTTCAACGTATTTTGGTGCCACAACATCAAATAAATATTGTAATGAATTTTTATTTTTGTTTTCTGTTGCAATTAATCTTAAATATTTGGCTGCTTGTCTACGCGAAGCTAGGGTATTTTTCTTACCTAGAGTAATCATTTTTTCTGCATTTGAACGAATTCTTTTAGCACGTTCTAATGTGGTTGTTACTTTGCCATTAATCAATAAATCTGTTACAAGTGATCTTTCAACGTGGTCTCATCACTCAGTATTTCTACGAAATAGTTGTTTTGGATTTGCCATTGTTATTCTCCTTCTTCGTTAGCAGCATATTCTTTGTTAGAATCTTCATTATTTAATTGACTATCAAGTCATTCTCTACGACGGTCAATAATATCTTGTACTGATTTTTTACCCAAATTTTTAATATTTGAAAGTTCTTCATCGCTTAATTTCATTATTTCATCAACATTATTAAATCCAGCACGTCTTAAGGCATTCAATGAACGAATTGTCAAATTCAATTTATCAATAGAAACTGAAACTTTTGGAGTTTTTTCATGTTTTTCTTTTTGATCATCGAATAAATCAATTGTTCCTAATGCGTCAATGTTTCCAATGATTTGGAAATGAGCAACTATAATCTTTGCTGCTTCTTCCATAACGTTTTTAGCTTCAACAGTTCCATCGGTTTCAACTTTAATTTTTAATCTTTCTTCAATTATGTTAGAAGTAGAATTTAATTCTTCAAATAAAATCGCAACTTTTTTAATAGGACTGAAGTCACTATCCATTGCTAAAAATTGACCATTTTTGATTTTTGATTCTAATTTTGGACCATATTCTAGAATGGTCTTTTTATTGTCTTCAAATGAAACATAGCCTCTACCGGTTCTTAAATATAATTCAAATTCCAATGAACCATTTTTTGATATTGTTGCTATGTATTGATCTTTATTAACAATGTCAAGTCCAGGGATAGTTTCAATATCCGAAGCATGAACTTCCCCTTCTTTTGTTGATTTAAATGAAATTTTAGCTAAATTATCTTTTTCAAATAATTCTGGGTCATATGCAAAGCGAATTTTTCTTATGTTTGCAACTAATGTAATAGCATCTTCTCTTAATCCTTCAATTGCAGTAAATTCATGTTCAACATGACTAATTTTTATTGCAAATGGAGCAACAGAAGTAATTGAAGAAAGTAATGTTCTTCTTATTACAGTTCCTATTGTGTTACCATAACCACGCATTAGTGGTTCAATAACGAATGTTGTATTAAAATCTGATACTTTTTCTGCTACTAATTCTTTATATGTAATTTTTTGTATTTTCTTCATATTTATTCCTTAAAAAACAAAATAACAAATTATCCACGTTTAAGAATCTTTTTAGGAGGACGAGTTCCATTGTGAGGAGTAGGTGTTACATCCTTCACTTCTTTAACACTTAAACCACTTGTTTCTATTGATTTTCTAGCAGTTGATTTTCCAGGACCTACACCTTTAACTAAAATTGTAACTTCCTTTAAACCAAATTCTTTTGCTTTTTCAACTGCAGCAGCAGCAGCAAGTCCTGCTGCATATGGGGTTTTCTTCTTTGTGCCTTTGTATCCTATTGCACCAGAAGAACTTCAAGCAAAAACATTTCCTTTTAGATCTGAGAAAGAAACAATTGTGTTTTGGTAAGTTGAGTGAATATGTGCAATACCTTGAGTAATAACTTTTTTATTTTT is a window of Metamycoplasma hominis ATCC 23114 DNA encoding:
- the rpmF gene encoding 50S ribosomal protein L32, producing MAVVPKRKTSKQRKHLRRSHHALVAPTLVECSQCKNLITPHQACENCGFYRGRKVIKEAINDKIK
- the rplQ gene encoding 50S ribosomal protein L17, whose translation is MANPKQLFRRNTEWWDHVERSLVTDLLINGKVTTTLERAKRIRSNAEKMITLGKKNTLASRRQAAKYLRLIATENKNKNSLQYLFDVVAPKYVERNGGYTRITKLANRAGDNAKMAIIELV
- a CDS encoding DNA-directed RNA polymerase subunit alpha, which codes for MKKIQKITYKELVAEKVSDFNTTFVIEPLMRGYGNTIGTVIRRTLLSSITSVAPFAIKISHVEHEFTAIEGLREDAITLVANIRKIRFAYDPELFEKDNLAKISFKSTKEGEVHASDIETIPGLDIVNKDQYIATISKNGSLEFELYLRTGRGYVSFEDNKKTILEYGPKLESKIKNGQFLAMDSDFSPIKKVAILFEELNSTSNIIEERLKIKVETDGTVEAKNVMEEAAKIIVAHFQIIGNIDALGTIDLFDDQKEKHEKTPKVSVSIDKLNLTIRSLNALRRAGFNNVDEIMKLSDEELSNIKNLGKKSVQDIIDRRREWLDSQLNNEDSNKEYAANEEGE
- the rpsK gene encoding 30S ribosomal protein S11, yielding MAKKNKKVITQGIAHIHSTYQNTIVSFSDLKGNVFAWSSSGAIGYKGTKKKTPYAAGLAAAAAVEKAKEFGLKEVTILVKGVGPGKSTARKSIETSGLSVKEVKDVTPTPHNGTRPPKKILKRG